In one Geoglobus acetivorans genomic region, the following are encoded:
- a CDS encoding MBL fold metallo-hydrolase has translation MLATERIGDVERIEVGAEVGGRVVFTTSFYAYSDLVFDSGCSNVRDEIREYFGKRACDSVYLTHHHEDHSGNAGLFDVIYSGKATAEILSSGFEIPDYRKLVWGEVEQIPAERFREPEIEFVYTPGHSRDHVVYILDGYAFIGDLIAAKRVSVALRYERYVQIIESLERLLNHDFEIAFGGHGIYRREEVEEYLNYLKWLRQRCLELYERGKSYMEIYAEVFGKAGEKAMMFERFSGGEWSRENLVRSLLGVD, from the coding sequence ATGCTTGCAACCGAAAGGATTGGGGATGTGGAGCGGATTGAAGTTGGGGCAGAGGTTGGAGGCAGAGTGGTGTTCACAACGTCATTCTACGCTTATTCAGACCTCGTTTTCGATTCAGGATGTTCAAATGTGAGGGACGAAATAAGAGAATATTTCGGGAAGAGAGCCTGTGATTCGGTTTATCTCACCCACCACCACGAAGACCACTCTGGAAATGCGGGACTGTTTGATGTGATCTATTCAGGAAAGGCCACGGCTGAAATTCTTTCATCAGGATTTGAGATACCTGACTACCGGAAGCTGGTATGGGGAGAGGTTGAACAGATTCCCGCCGAGAGGTTCAGGGAACCTGAAATAGAGTTCGTTTACACTCCTGGACATTCCCGGGATCATGTTGTTTACATTCTGGATGGTTATGCCTTCATCGGGGATCTGATTGCAGCAAAGAGGGTATCCGTGGCTCTGAGGTATGAGAGATATGTTCAGATCATCGAATCCCTGGAGAGGTTGCTCAATCATGATTTCGAGATTGCGTTTGGAGGGCATGGAATATACCGCAGAGAAGAGGTCGAGGAGTACCTGAATTACCTCAAGTGGTTGAGACAGAGGTGTTTGGAGCTTTATGAAAGAGGAAAGTCATATATGGAGATCTACGCAGAGGTTTTCGGTAAGGCAGGCGAGAAGGCAATGATGTTTGAAAGGTTTAGCGGAGGGGAGTGGTCCAGGGAGAATCTCGTGAGGTCGCTGCTCGGCGTTGATT